GGTGTGCGACTGGATAGCGGCGATTTAGCCGCGCTCAGCAGAGCGGTGCGAGCGTTACTGGACCAGAACGGGCTCGAGTACGTCCAGATCATGGCGAGCGGTAATCTCGACGAGTTTAAGATCGAGCAGTTGCGTGCGCAGGGAGCGCCTATTGATAGCTTCGGCGTGGGTACCGCGATGGGAACCTCGCAGGACGCACCGGTCGTGAACGTGAATTACAAACTGGTGGAGGTCGAAGGGCCCGCGGGAGAATATCGACCCGTAATGAAGCTGAGTGCCGGGAAGATAACACTCCCCGGCCCGAAACAGGTCTACCGGGTACTGAAGAAGGGCGAATATGCCTACGACCTGATTGCGCTCTCTACCGAGGAGCTGGAGAAGATGGAAGAGCCGGCGACCACACTACTCGCGCAGTACATGGTCAGGGGGCGAGTGCTACGACGGGAGTCACTGGAAACGATCCGGAACCGGGTGGCGGAGAACCTTCTGCGGCTTCCCGCGCGCTACAAGAAGCTCACACCCGCGAAGTATCCCGTTAAGATCAGCCCCCTGCTCGCCGCGCTCTCACAGGAGCTGACCACGGCATATACCCCGGGCGCTTGAGCTGATACCTTACAGCTCAGGATGAGTGATGCCCGGCCAGCGGTTCAGCGGCTCGGTTGACCGGACGATGTGCATACCTGCGTCGGCGAACCGCTGGAAGGCCGCGTTCGCATCAGCCGTGTAGTCCATCACCCCCGGGATGACGACTGCCGAGGTGCAGTCCTCCAGCAGGTAAACATTCTCCGCTAATTTCTGATCACGTCCATGAATGCCTTCCAGAAGATCCGCAATGGTCCAGGCGACGCAGTGACTCTTGGCCTGGCCGGCGATAATGACCGCATCGAACTTTAGCAGCTCATCGATGAACTGGACATCTTTTGCCGCGATCACCTTACGGTTCTGGTCCTCCATCACTTCCGGGCCAAGAACCGAATAGTGCTCGGTAAAGGGGTTATCACCTTTCACACGGAAGTTCGGTTGACTGTATCGCGCGATGCTGTGGAAGAAGATCGCCTCATCCACCGCAGGGACAAGCGCATGGCCAATACTCCCCAGCATCACGTGGAAGGGCCAAATGGTGAGCTCATATTTGCCGCCTGCTCGCAAAGTCCGGGTATAATGCAGGAGGTACTGCCGGGCGTAGCGCTCGCCAATCCCGAGGCTGAGCCCGAGCGCCGGGTTGAACTTCCATCGACCGGTCGCCACATCATCCTCGGAGATGAGCGTGTAGGGTTCAGGGTGCTCGCCTCGTTCGTTGACCCAGAAGACGGTGTGGAAGATCTGTACCGCCTGGTGCGTGTCCATCGTCGGCGAGACCCGGGTGATCAACCCCAGGTTCCGGTAGATGAATTCGCACAATCGCCGGTTATCATCGACTGCGCCCGTTCCCGAACGTCCGGCGACGAATAACTCGAAGGCCGGTATGCAGAAAGTATTTTGCACATCGACCACCACGAGGCAGATTTTGTACCTGTCCGCGGCCGCAGGGGGTAGCTTATAGCGTTTCGCCCACTGCTCCGCTTCCCGGGCACGCACCTGATAGGGCACTTGCCAGACCTCACCTACGGTCGCGGGATCATAGTGCGGTGGAATCGGGAGTTCACGGCGCGCCATCTTCCTGTTTCTCTCACTGTGCCCTAGTCTTTTAGGCGAGAAAAAGAATTGAGTATCTAGTATCACCGTAGAGCCACCGTACTGCTACGCAGGGAAGTGAACGGAGTAGAATGCTCGAGTTTGAGCTGCGACATAAGGACTTGATGGGACGGATCGGTAGGCTGCAAACACCGCATGGCGCCGTGGAAACGCCCACCATACTACCGGTGATAAACCCCAACATTCCGACGATCGCGCCCCGGGACATGCGGAAGTACGGCGCGGAGATGCTCATTACCAATGCATACATCATCTACCGTAACGCCGGGTTGCACGAAGAAGCGGTCAAACACGGCCTCCATGCGCTCTTAGACTGTGATCTGCCCGTCATGACCGATTCGGGCTCCTACCAGCTCTACGAATATCAGGACGTCGAGGTGAGCAACCGTGAGACACTGGAATTTCAGCAGCTTATCGGGTCGGACGTCTGTGTACCGCTCGATATTCCCACACCGACTGATGCGCTGCACGCACACGCAAAATCAGATTTAGAAGAGACCATAAGACGGCTGCGCGAAGCACGGAGGATTTTCCAGGGCACGGACCAGCTGCTCGCGGGAGTCGTGCAAGGTGCGACTTTCCTCGATCTGCGTGAAGAGAGCGCGCGCGAAGCTGCGGCGCTGGGCTTCGACCTCTATGCCATCGGCGGTGTCGTGCCCTTGCTGGAATCGTACGCGTTTGGCACGATCGCGAACATCATCGTGGCCGCGAAACAGCAGTTACCGCTGGATGCACCGGTTCATCTCTTCGGCGCAGGACATCCCATTATCTTCCCGCTCGCCGTCGCGCTGGGCTGCGACCTCTTCGATTCCGCGGCCTATGTGCTTTACGCAAAAGGCAGACGGTACATAACGGCAGACGGCACGCGGAAGG
This genomic stretch from Methanomicrobia archaeon harbors:
- a CDS encoding isochorismatase encodes the protein MARRELPIPPHYDPATVGEVWQVPYQVRAREAEQWAKRYKLPPAAADRYKICLVVVDVQNTFCIPAFELFVAGRSGTGAVDDNRRLCEFIYRNLGLITRVSPTMDTHQAVQIFHTVFWVNERGEHPEPYTLISEDDVATGRWKFNPALGLSLGIGERYARQYLLHYTRTLRAGGKYELTIWPFHVMLGSIGHALVPAVDEAIFFHSIARYSQPNFRVKGDNPFTEHYSVLGPEVMEDQNRKVIAAKDVQFIDELLKFDAVIIAGQAKSHCVAWTIADLLEGIHGRDQKLAENVYLLEDCTSAVVIPGVMDYTADANAAFQRFADAGMHIVRSTEPLNRWPGITHPEL
- the tgtA gene encoding tRNA guanosine(15) transglycosylase TgtA codes for the protein MLEFELRHKDLMGRIGRLQTPHGAVETPTILPVINPNIPTIAPRDMRKYGAEMLITNAYIIYRNAGLHEEAVKHGLHALLDCDLPVMTDSGSYQLYEYQDVEVSNRETLEFQQLIGSDVCVPLDIPTPTDALHAHAKSDLEETIRRLREARRIFQGTDQLLAGVVQGATFLDLREESAREAAALGFDLYAIGGVVPLLESYAFGTIANIIVAAKQQLPLDAPVHLFGAGHPIIFPLAVALGCDLFDSAAYVLYAKGRRYITADGTRKVDALQHLPCSCPVCSAYTIRELQEAVDLLAAHNLWVTFEEMRIVKQSIVERNLWELCERRCRAYPALLNGLLRMTSYAELIERYDPGTKHPFFYLSACSARRPEVLRYASRLNRFTVSGTVLITTASTPRNTTGAFDHVFFVKPPFGPYPVELAESYPVGQAELPQTVDDEARAVALQNVLKLLKLNREVKFVFWCDRAWEGQPLIDEIRKYAEVHVVE